The nucleotide window CGGGTTTTCTCATTTTGTGAATCTCGGGTCCATGCTGGATGTTTGTTTTGCGGATATGATTGATTTTCTCGGGTCAATATATGAGGTGGAAAGTATTGTTATGTATGTGGAAAGTCTTGTGGATATGCGTAACTTTATGAGCGCTGCAAGAGCTGTGTCCCGTGTAAAACCAATAATTGCATTGAAATCAGATCGTTCAGATCCCTATTCGCCGACATGTGAAAATGATATCTATGATGCGGCATTCAAGCGGGCTGGTATTCTTAGGGTAAAAGAATTTGAAGAACTTTTTGATTGTGCTCAATTTCTTGCAAAGCAACGTCGTCCCAGAGGGGCGAGGCTGGGCATTGTTTCCAATGGCAGCGGGATTGGTGTGATGGCACAAGATGCCCTGGTCGAACATGGACTTAAGCCGGCACAGCTTTCAAGGCAGACGGTTATCTCTCTTGAAAAGGTGTTAAAGGAAAAGTGGAGCCGGACCAATCCAATTGATCTGTCAAGAGCTTCGTCAGACAACCAGTATATTGAGACTGTAAAAATATGCATGAATGCCCCTGAAATTGATGGTTTACTGCTGTTGAGTTCTCCTGTGGGTGCCTATGACTCCGAACCCCTTGCAAGAGAATTGGCAATGCTTTTAAAAACAAGTCCCTGTCCTGTATTTACTTCCTGGATGGGCGGACTGGATATTGATCGTTCCAGACAGATTTTCAAGCAGGCAGGCATGGTGACTTATGAAACGCCTGAACGTGCCGTACGGGCATTTATAAATCTGTATAAATATGGGAAGAATATAGAAATTCTTCAGGAAATTCCGTATCGTAAGGACAAACGGCTTGAAATAAACCGGTCCAGGGCGAATCAAATAATTGAGCAGGGCATCATAAAAGGCGGGCGGCTTCCGAAACATCTGGCAAGAGATCTGGTTGCATCTTATGGGATTCCCGTGGGTGATACCAGGGTTGAACAGGACTCGGATTATGAACTGAACATAAAAACAATCCGTCATAAAATATTTGGTCCTGTTATTCGGTTTGGCGTGGGCGGTATCATGACGGATGTGTTCAAGGATTTTTCCATGTCATTGCCTCCCCTGAACCGTCAGCTTGCCGTGACAGCCATAGCAGAGACACGGATTTCAAAAGTGTTTCAAGGGTGTAAGAATATTGAAAAACTGGACGTGGCATTGCTTGAAGAACTATTGATTCGTCTGAGCCGCCTGGTGACGGATTTTCCAGAGATAAAAGCACTGGATATCAATCCTGTGCTGGTGAAAAATGGGCAGATCAGGGCTGTGGATGGTCATGTGATATTGGATAAGACAAACTTGAAATCTCCGGCTCACCTTATTATCAGTCCTTATCCCTATTGGCAGGAAACAACATTCAGTATCGGGGATGATGAAAATATTTTTGTCAGGCCGGTACGGCCAAGCGATGGTCAGCTGATGTTTGACCTGTTTTTTGATCTGTCTCCTGAAACCGTTTATTTGAGATTTTTTTCCCCCATTAAAAAGATATCCAAACCCATGCTC belongs to Desulfobacula toluolica Tol2 and includes:
- a CDS encoding bifunctional acetate--CoA ligase family protein/GNAT family N-acetyltransferase, with the translated sequence MSTLNLNRVINPGSVAVIGASTKKGSVGASIIKNMLAGGFKGNIFPVNPKYNSIFGIKTFPDVEDLPNDIDMAVIAVPLASVPDILKTCSQQNMGGAVIISAGDEIPGGLREKIEAQIKNISQKTELRIIGPDSVGIVNTALGMNANLMHRIPLPGKVAFLSQSGAVCSAVLDMAMRENVGFSHFVNLGSMLDVCFADMIDFLGSIYEVESIVMYVESLVDMRNFMSAARAVSRVKPIIALKSDRSDPYSPTCENDIYDAAFKRAGILRVKEFEELFDCAQFLAKQRRPRGARLGIVSNGSGIGVMAQDALVEHGLKPAQLSRQTVISLEKVLKEKWSRTNPIDLSRASSDNQYIETVKICMNAPEIDGLLLLSSPVGAYDSEPLARELAMLLKTSPCPVFTSWMGGLDIDRSRQIFKQAGMVTYETPERAVRAFINLYKYGKNIEILQEIPYRKDKRLEINRSRANQIIEQGIIKGGRLPKHLARDLVASYGIPVGDTRVEQDSDYELNIKTIRHKIFGPVIRFGVGGIMTDVFKDFSMSLPPLNRQLAVTAIAETRISKVFQGCKNIEKLDVALLEELLIRLSRLVTDFPEIKALDINPVLVKNGQIRAVDGHVILDKTNLKSPAHLIISPYPYWQETTFSIGDDENIFVRPVRPSDGQLMFDLFFDLSPETVYLRFFSPIKKISKPMLIKLTQIDYDREIALIAFSGSSQKRKIVGVSRIIFVPHQKKGEFSIVLADALQGKGLGKKLLWHALVCAKRFGLEQVWGPVITTNTGMLRLGQKLGFRVERDPDSSEYKLTIDLEDLDKV